A DNA window from Shewanella baltica contains the following coding sequences:
- a CDS encoding succinate dehydrogenase iron-sulfur subunit, protein MKLTFAVYRYNPDVDTKPYMQDYTLEVAEGSDMMVLDALIKLKEQDPTLSFRRSCREGVCGSDGVNMNGKNGLACITPISTFKGKKLEIRPLPGMPVVRDLVVDLTQFYKQYEKIKPYLINYEKAPAREHLQSPEERAHLDGLYECIMCACCSTACPSFWWNPDKFIGPSGLLHAYRFLIDSRDTATEERLSELDDAYSVFRCHGIMNCVDVCPKGLNPTKAIGHIKSMLLKRAV, encoded by the coding sequence ATGAAATTGACATTTGCAGTTTATCGCTACAATCCTGACGTAGATACTAAACCGTATATGCAGGATTACACCTTAGAAGTGGCTGAAGGCTCTGACATGATGGTGCTCGATGCACTGATCAAGTTAAAAGAGCAAGATCCGACTCTGTCATTCCGTCGCTCATGCCGTGAAGGTGTGTGTGGTTCTGACGGCGTGAACATGAATGGTAAAAATGGTCTGGCGTGTATTACCCCAATTTCAACCTTTAAAGGCAAGAAATTAGAAATACGTCCATTACCAGGTATGCCAGTTGTTCGCGACTTAGTCGTTGATTTAACTCAGTTCTATAAGCAGTATGAGAAGATCAAGCCTTACCTCATCAATTATGAGAAAGCACCAGCCCGTGAACACTTACAATCACCTGAAGAGCGTGCTCATTTAGATGGTCTGTACGAATGTATCATGTGTGCCTGTTGTTCTACGGCTTGCCCATCATTCTGGTGGAATCCTGATAAGTTTATCGGTCCAAGCGGTCTGCTTCACGCATATCGTTTCTTGATCGACAGTCGCGATACAGCAACAGAAGAACGTTTATCTGAGCTGGACGACGCCTATAGCGTGTTCCGTTGCCACGGCATCATGAACTGCGTTGACGTTTGTCCAAAAGGTCTTAATCCGACTAAAGCAATTGGTCATATTAAGTCCATGCTGTTGAAGCGAGCAGTGTAA